A window of Sulfurospirillum tamanense genomic DNA:
ATTGGCATTGGCATCGGCGGTAGCCCTGAAAAAGCCATGATTTTGGCCAAAGAGGCTCTCATGGAACCGGTAGATATTTATGAACTCAAAGCCAGAGGTGCCCAAAACCATCTCGAAGAAAAACGCTTAAGCTTGTTTGAAAAAATCAACAACCTTGGCATCGGCGCCCAAGGCCTTGGTGGCATGAACACCATTCTTGATGTCAAAATCAAAGATTACCCCACCCACGCGGCTTCCTTGCCTGTGGCCATCATCCCCAACTGTGCTGCAACTCGCCACATCCACTTCACCCTTGATGGCTCAGGTGTCGCAGAATTCGTACCGCCCTCTTTAGACTTATGGCCCGACATTAAACTTCCTACTGATGGGTTGAAAAAAGTTAACATTAACGAACTAACCAAAGCTGACCTCGCACAATTTAAATCGGGTGACACTTTACTCATTAGTGGCAAAATCCTCACCGCACGTGACGCAGCGCACAAAAAAATCATTGACTTGATGAAATCAGGCGAGGGGCTTCCTGAAGGGCTTGATTTGAAAAATCGCATGATTTACTACGTGGGGCCAGTAGATCCCGTGCGCGATGAAGTTGTCGGACCAGCAGGCCCAACCACCTCTACACGCATGGACAAATTCTCCAAAGACATTCTAGAAACTGGGATTTTGGGCATGATTGGCAAAGCAGAACGCGGTCAAGCCACGGTCGATCTTATTAAAGAATACGGGAGTATTTACCTCATCGCCACCGGTGGCGCGGCGTATTTGATTGCCAAATCCATCAAAGGCGCACGTACGGTTGCCTTCCCAGAAATGGGCATGGAAGCGGTATATGAATTTGAAATCGAAGACATGCCAGTAACTGTCGGTGTGGATTCGCAGGGAAATTCCATCCACCAGTCTGGCCCACGCTTGTGGAAAAAAGCCTGAGTTAACAAGGGCGGCAACCTCCGCCGCCCTTCCTCTTTACATGTAAAGCTTTCTTACCCCAAAGTTCTATTTTTATGAGTTAAAAATACACTATAATAATCTTTTTATAACTTACAACGTAGTTTTTATACGTAAAAATGTATAAAATAATAGTTTTATTGGATATTTAGAACGTTTAAAAGGTTATTTTGTGATAAACATGTAAAAAGGATTGCCATCAAGTTGCATATCAATCCAAATTCCATTTTCTTGCCCAATGGCTGCAGTTAGGGCGCTTACAGTAGTGTAGGTTTTAGGGAGATCAAAAATAACACGAACGTTAATTTTGGAAAGTTTGGATTTGGCACTTCCTGTAATGATATTGCACAGCTCGCCCACACCGTCCATAATGGCCTCATTGTCCGTCACCAAAACTTCCTCGCCCAGCATCGCCTCCAATGCATACACCGCTAGTGGGCGAGGGAAAAGTAGTACAAAATGGCCTTGAATATCTCCTTTGAAGTGCATCACTGCCGTGACAACATCACCTTCTATTTTTGTGGTAAAAGGCTTAATTTGGTGTGAGGTCTTTTTGGCTTCCATGCCCGTATAAGAAACTAATGTCTCTACGGCCGTATCCATAAAAACAGGGAGATTCGCTACCAGCACTTTTGAAAGAGGAAGTGCACTTGTCACAGGCTTGGTTGCTGCTGAATTTAGGTGGCATTGTGTAATGGCAATATCGTAGCCATTTTCCATGCGACGCTTAAAATCAGACTCATCTGTCGCACGATGCACACTGTAACCTTGGCGCACAAGCATCATGCAGATTTTATCCATGTTGGATTCATCTTCATCAAACACAAGAATATTGAGGTCTTTTTTTAAGGTCTTAGGGGCAAAAAACAAACGTGCCGCCTGAACTGTTTTGCAAAGCTTTACGGGCGTACCGCTGGTCATCACCTTAAGGGCTTCGTAAGTTCTCGCCGAATAATCCGTCAAAGCAACAGGGACTTCAAGAAGCTTGGGAATACTCTCAAGGCGCGTGATTAAAAATTTCAAGGACTTGGCATCGTACATAGCGCTTTTTAAGCTCAGAACCACCCCTTTAACATGGCGATTTTTAATGCTTTCTCTGGCACTGATGATTGTATTGACCAACATGGTCACTTTTTGCTCTTGCATGGTACCAGCATAAGAAACCGTCATAATCTCATTTTGAATCGTATACATACTACTCTGTCCTGTTTTTGACAAATTAAAATATTATCTTAGCCTAGTGGGGATTGAAGTATGATTAAAATTCAATGAAAATATCTTTTTTTTCACACGAAGTCCAAAGAAAAAGAAAAAGTCTAACTTTTTTTGAATCCCAAATACCAAGTATCATAAAGGCATCATGAGACAGCTTTTCATAAACCTTCAAAAGCTTATCAGCATCGTCTATTTTCGCAAAAACACACATCTTTATCCAAAAGAGCACACACTCAAAAACGCCACACACAGCAGGAGGTCCAACTCTGAAACTTTATTTATGTAAATCTAAAATTTTCAAAATCTCTTTTTTAAGTGGTAATAATTTTTCATTGATGATACCCCAAATCTCTTCGGAATCTATACCAAAATAATCATGAGCAATAATATTTCTAAAGTCTTTTATCTTTTGCAAGGTATTTGATTTTGTGATTTTTTGAAATTTTCGTCCATTCGATTAATGGTTTCACCCATGACAACAAACTGCATCATGGTGACATCAAAGCTTTTTGAGTCATGGTAAAACTCTTCGGCATCAGAAAAGTCATTTGAGTACTCTTCTATCTTCTCTATGCGCCGTTGACACGGAATATGAAAGAAGACAAAAAAATGCAGGAATTTGTACTGAATATGAAGACCAATAAATATACAGCAAAAAAGTTTAAACACCTTTACCAACTAGCCGGTTGATGGCAAAAAAGAGGGGTTTAATGTTTTTTTTGTGATAATGTTCAGGTTCTTAAAACTAACATATCTTTTTCTATTTTGTAACGATTTAAAAGCTCGTTAAGAAAGTGGTTGCTTCTTTTGCTGTCACAACAGACATAGCTTAATTGGCTTGGTTTTTGAACACTTAATAATTTTTTTGTTTTGGAAAAAGAGAGGTACACTGAATCGCCACTTGCAAATTCTACGTATACGTCGTTTTTCATTATCTCGATATGTTGTATTTTAAAAATGGTAATTATTCCTTTTTTTTAGAAATTTTAGTAAATATTTTCCTTTTTGTCAAGCAATACCTATATGAAAGTGAGACTATGACCAAAAAAGAATTAGCTAATCGCATCAACGTAGACCCCAAGACCCTTAAAAACTGGGAATCCTCCAAACCAGAACTTCTAAAATTAATATATCTTGGCCTAGCCACTGAAGAGCATGTAAAAGAAACCGAAAAGTATATAAAAACCATTAAGGAACTCCATGAAAGCAAGTGAGGCAAATAAATATTGCTTCCAGAGGGCCACAAGGTGACTAAAGCTATTCACGATGTAGTAGTTGATACTTTAAATCATTTTGGTAAACCAACAGATATTGCATTAATCTATGAGTATATTGTAAAAAATGAGCTTTATTCATTTGGTGCCAAAAAAGAAGACCCTCAACATATCGTTAGAAATTTAATTGAGCGAAAATGTATAAACTCCAATGCTTCTTATAAAACAAAGCAACTACTCTTTTACAAAGAAGGCACCAAAAAATATGGACTTCTTGAGTGGCTAGAAGAGTCGGA
This region includes:
- a CDS encoding fumarate hydratase produces the protein MSTITEEHIIQSVQDALQYISYYHPADFVKGMVTAYENEPSPAAKNAIGQILINSKMCAIGKRPICQDTGMVTMFVKLGLNAKLELKRPLQDVLNEGVAKAYTHPDNTLRYSVLADPAGKRANTKDNTPAVIHIETDLSDTLEITVAAKGGGSENKAKFGVLNPSDDLEAWVVKQVEGMGAGWCPPGIIGIGIGGSPEKAMILAKEALMEPVDIYELKARGAQNHLEEKRLSLFEKINNLGIGAQGLGGMNTILDVKIKDYPTHAASLPVAIIPNCAATRHIHFTLDGSGVAEFVPPSLDLWPDIKLPTDGLKKVNINELTKADLAQFKSGDTLLISGKILTARDAAHKKIIDLMKSGEGLPEGLDLKNRMIYYVGPVDPVRDEVVGPAGPTTSTRMDKFSKDILETGILGMIGKAERGQATVDLIKEYGSIYLIATGGAAYLIAKSIKGARTVAFPEMGMEAVYEFEIEDMPVTVGVDSQGNSIHQSGPRLWKKA
- a CDS encoding HepT-like ribonuclease domain-containing protein, yielding MTKSNTLQKIKDFRNIIAHDYFGIDSEEIWGIINEKLLPLKKEILKILDLHK
- a CDS encoding chemotaxis protein CheX; protein product: MYTIQNEIMTVSYAGTMQEQKVTMLVNTIISARESIKNRHVKGVVLSLKSAMYDAKSLKFLITRLESIPKLLEVPVALTDYSARTYEALKVMTSGTPVKLCKTVQAARLFFAPKTLKKDLNILVFDEDESNMDKICMMLVRQGYSVHRATDESDFKRRMENGYDIAITQCHLNSAATKPVTSALPLSKVLVANLPVFMDTAVETLVSYTGMEAKKTSHQIKPFTTKIEGDVVTAVMHFKGDIQGHFVLLFPRPLAVYALEAMLGEEVLVTDNEAIMDGVGELCNIITGSAKSKLSKINVRVIFDLPKTYTTVSALTAAIGQENGIWIDMQLDGNPFYMFITK